One Setaria italica strain Yugu1 chromosome I, Setaria_italica_v2.0, whole genome shotgun sequence DNA window includes the following coding sequences:
- the LOC101758412 gene encoding basic leucine zipper 34: MSRSPHLPPRCPPLGPQITRRDDSLFTQSCRFPSGDPFYGEPPCWLDDLLADSGKASNLPPLRRACSDSDAILDALSVFQSPIHPIEEGDLSPGGEAKDLLDAVEGGESSSLVEASCVYGPNSPRQKSSLTTSESSMVNAVLENVPSNPLQYLTIDTSSGVNGNVANGTADATDAFGHPDQDKSFKRRPGQRSRVRKLQYIAELERTVDSLQNMGADLAVRVASLFQLHNALSMENEQLRIQISNLQHAKLIKDGQTQALKNEAERLKQMSARHRRSRSVTSCYNMSPYGDAPAVNWQMPDMAKLSLNDSSVSPRGGGYGL, encoded by the exons ATGTCCCGGTCACCGCACCTCCCGCCGCGCTGCCCACCCCTGGGTCCTCAGATCACTCGAAGGGATGACAGCTTGTTCACCCAGAGCTGCAGGTTTCCATCTGGGGATCCATTCTATGGTGAGCCGCCGTGCTGGCTCGATGATCTCCTTGCAGATTCTGGGAAGGCTTCCAACCTTCCTCCTCTCAGAAGGGCTTGTAGCGATTCCGATGCTATCTTGGACGCCCTGTCGGTGTTCCAGAGCCCGATTCATCCGATTGAGGAAGGGGATCTAAGCCCAGGTGGTGAAGCCAAGGACCTGTTGGATGCTGTCGAAGGTGGGGAAAGCAGTTCTCTGGTTGAGGCCAGCTGTGTTTATGGGCCGAATTCGCCAAGACAGAAGAGTAGTCTGACAACTTCAGAGAGTTCCATGGTAAATGCTGTGCTTGAGAACGTCCCCAGCAACCCCTTGCAGTACCTGACCATCGACACCTCCAGTGGCGTGAATGGTAATGTGGCCAATGGAACTGCTGATGCCACTGATGCTTTTGGTCATCCTGATCAAGACAAGTCATTTAAAAG GCGTCCGGGGCAGAGATCTAGGGTCCGGAAACTTCAGTACATTGCTGAACTTGAGAGAACTGTTGACTCACTTCAG AACATGGGAGCTGATTTAGCTGTCAGAGTGGCTTCACTTTTCCAGCTTCATAATGCTCTATCAATGGAAAATGAGCAACTGAGGATACAGATTTCTAATCTTCAGCATGCAAAACTAATTAAAGATG GTCAGACGCAGGCCCTAAAGAATGAAGCTGAGAGGTTGAAGCAGATGTCTGCCCGTCACCGCAGGAGCAGAAGCGTCACTTCCTGTTATAACATGAGCCCTTATGGAGATGCACCAGCAGTCAATTGGCAGATGCCTGACATGGCGAAGCTCAGCCTGAATGACAGCTCAGTCTCCCCAAGAGGCGGCGGCTATGGTCTGTGA
- the LOC101757999 gene encoding NDR1/HIN1-like protein 1, whose protein sequence is MSKEGKHHRHEHHLRRCCGCMASCLLALVLIVAFVALVVYLALRPSKPSFYLQDLQLRRPITVGDPSLSASAQVTLASRNPNDHVGVLYRRLDVFVTYRDEPVTVPVSLPPQYQGHRDVTVWSPVLSAQSVPVAGYVADAMKQDVAAGFVALQVKVDGRIKWKVGSWVSGSYHLFVSCPAVLSAGFPGFGGGANATLSALKFAQPTGCSVEV, encoded by the coding sequence ATGAGCAAGGAGGGCAAGCACCACCGCCACGAGCACCACCTGCGGCGCTGCTGCGGGTGCATGGCGTCGTGCCTCCTGGCGCTGGTCCTCATCGTGGCCTTCGTCGCGCTCGTCGTCTACCTCGCGCTCCGCCCCTCCAAGCCGTCCTTCTACCTGCAGGACCTGCAGCTCCGCCGCCCCATCACCGTGGGCGACCCGTCCCTCTCGGCGTCGGCGCAGGTGACGCTGGCCTCCCGCAACCCCAACGACCACGTCGGCGTCCTCTACCGCCGCCTCGACGTCTTCGTCACCTACCGCGACGAGCCCGTCACGGTCCCCGTCTCGCTGCCGCCGCAGTACCAGGGCCACCGCGACGTCACCGTCTGGTCGCCGGTCCTGTCGGCCCAGTCCGTGCCCGTCGCCGGGTACGTCGCCGACGCCATGAAGCAGGACGTCGCCGCCGGGTTCGTCGCGCTGCAGGTCAAGGTCGACGGCCGCATCAAGTGGAAGGTCGGAAGCTGGGTGTCCGGGAGCTACCACCTCTTCGTCAGCTGCCCCGCCGTGCTCTCCGCGGGCTTCcccggcttcggcggcggcgccaatgCCACGCTGTCGGCGCTCAAGTTCGCGCAGCCCACGGGATGCAGCGTCGAGGTGTAG